TTGATATGTTCACCAACAGAGATGTAAACATCGAAGGAATTGAAATTGTAAAAGAAGGAAAAACATTCTTCTGGTCCGGAAAATATCACAATGACCTGAATACAAGAGATACTTTGGCTACAGAAGTAAATGTACTGGAAAATTTTGATCCGAAAATTCCGGATTCAATGCAGGATGCCGAAATTTTATTACTTGGAAACCTACACCCTGGAGTTCAGCTGTCAGTTCTTGAAAAAATGAACAACCGTCCTAAACTGGTTATTCTTGATACCATGAATTTCTGGATGGATTCTGCCTGGGATATCTTAATGGATATGATTGCTAAAACAGATGTTATTACCATCAATGACGAAGAAGCAAGACAGCTTTCAGGAGAATATTCTTTAGTAAAAGCAGCTAAAAAGATCCATACAATGGGTCCTGATTACGTAATCATCAAAAAAGGAGAGCACGGAGCTTTACTTTTCCACGATAATAAAGTATTTGCAATCCCGGCACTTCCGTTAGAAGATGTTTTTGACCCAACAGGGGCTGGAGACACTTTTGCAGGCGGATTTGCAGCTTATCTTGCTAAAAAAGGGAAAATAGACTTCGAAACAATGAAATCTGCACTTATTGTAGGATCTGCAATGGCATCTTTCACGGTAGAGAAATTCGGAACAGAAAGAATAGAAGAAGTGAGTGAAGCAGATATGTTCAACAGATTGAGACAATTTAAAGAATTGACCACTTTTGATGTTGAACTGCAGTAAATAAGTCTTTTTAAGAAATATTTATAATAAAAAATTGAGTGAAATTCGTTAAGAATTCTAAATTTGCAACTTGTTAAAATAGTAAAATGACAAATAAACTAAAAATCACTTTTCTTCTTGGGATTTTTATCATGATCTTTTCTTCAAATATGATGAATGCCCAGCTAAAACAAGGAGATTTGGTGGATGGTATTTCAGCTGTTATCGGAGATGAGATTGTATTGGAATCTGATGTATTAGAACAGATGAATTATGGTAAACAGCAGGGAGCTGCCAACACAGACAAGTGCGAGTTCCTGGAAAACCTTATCAGCAATAAGCTTCTTGTATACGAAGCAAAGAAAGATACCTTAATTGAAAACCGTTCTGCAGCTATCAAAGAACAGGCTAATGCAAAATACCGTCAGATGCTTGCTCAGTTTCCGGATGAAAAAACAATGCTTGCTGCCTATAAGTTCAGAAATGCATATGAGCTGAAAAATGCTATTGAAAAAATAGATACAGACCAGTATTACGGACAGGCAAAATATCAGAGAGTTACTGATAAAGCAGACGTAACGCCAAATGAGGTAACTGATTTTTTTAATACGTATAAAACGCAGCTGCCACAGGTAAAAGATGAAGTTACCCTTGCTCAGATTATGATCTATCCTACATTAACGGAAGCGCATAAACAAGACCTGATTAACAGATTAAAGAAAATTAAGCAGGATATTGCAGGAGGTGAAACTTTTGAAAGCCAGGCAAGAATTTATTCTGAAGATGAAGGATCTGCGGCAAACGGAGGTTTGTATAAGAATATTAACAAGGGACAGATGGTGAAGCCATTTGAGGCTGCTGCACTGAACCTTCAGGAAAATGAAATTTCAGATCCTATTGAATCTGAATTCGGATTCCATATTATCCAGTTAGTAAAAAGATCAGGAAAAGTATATGATGCAAGACATATCTTGCTGAAAGCTACTCCTACTGATGATGAGCTTAAAGCTGCAAAAGCAAAATTAGACAGCATCAGAGGTCTTATTCTGGATGGGAAAATGACTTTTAAAGATGCTGCTTTTAAATTCTCAGATGATAAAAGAACAAAATTCAATGCTGGGATAATTCCTGGAGCAGATGGTTCTGATAAAATTGAAAGAGAAAGTATCCCGGGTACCATCAGCTACGAATTAGCAGGATTAAACAAAGGAGACATTACTACAGCTTTTGAAGATGAAGAAAACAAAAGAAAGGAAATCAAGATCATCAAAGTTGAAGAAGTGATTCCTTCTCACCAGATTACACTGGAAACAGACTTCAACAGAATCAAGCAGATGGCGTTGAACAAAAAGAAAAGTGAAATGGTTGAAAAGTTTGTCAATTCTAAATTGCCAACCACTTTTATTTCAATCGACAAACGTTACGGCAGTTGTAACTTCAAGTCAAACTGGAATAAACAATCCATGTCAAAATAAAATTAAAACCTTCAGAACTTCTGAAGGTTTTTTTTATTGATATATTTACAAAAACTAAGAGTATGGATGAGCCTTTTTATCTTGAAAAATTCCATCAGACGGTATCAGGAATTCCTCAGGAAACACTTAGCAAGTATGGATTGAAATTATCCGTTGTTACCATTTTAGAATCCGTTTCCCTAAAGGCTTACAAACCCGAATGGTCTGGAGACCCACAATCGCCTTTAGATGCCGAAGGACGTATTTTCTTTTCGGTTTGGGTAAATGATAAGGCCATCCGTGAGAAAAAGATTTTTTATAATATTCATGCTCTGAAGCTAAGAATGTTAAAAGCCTATAAAATATCCAGCAGAGATTTTGCCCAAAATTTTAGAAAAGAATTCTCAATTCATCAGAAAGAATGGCCAAATGTAAGCGTAGATTATGGACCGCTGACATTAATGGAAGGCTGGATAGAACTGAGTACAGATCAGATGGAAAATGATGTTCGCGAGCTTGTTCAAAAGTTTTTAAAAATAAGTCCCATTATTGATAACCTTTTAGAACAGTACACAAAATAATTATATCACGGTCTCTGTATATTTTTAACCAATAGAAGGCTCTGGAAATCGTTGTTTTTAGTATTTTTACGCATGAGCAATTTTATAGATTTTAACGCTGCAAAAAAACTTCATGACATGGAGGCTACACAAAATAGAATTTCACACCTTTTTAATATTAAATATCCAATTATTCAGGCAGGAATGATCTGGCACTCCGGATGGAGGCTGGCATCTGCCGTTTCCAACTGTGGTGGATTGGGAATTATAGGAGCAGGGAGTATGTATCCTGACATTTTGAGAGAAAATATCCAAAAATGCAAACTGGCAACGGATAAACCATTCGGGGTTAATGTACCCATGTTGTATCCGAATATTGATGAAATTATTCAGATTATTCTTGAAGAAGGAGTGAAAATTGTCTTTACATCTGCAGGTAACCCAAAAACCTATACGGAAACTCTTCAGAAGGAAGGAATAAAAGTAGCTCACGTAGTTTCATCCACCAAATTTGCTATGAAATGCGAAGATGCCGGAGTAGACGCTATTGTTGCAGAAGGTTTTGAAGCAGGAGGTCACAACGGAAGAGATGAAACAACTACTTTTTGTCTTATCCCGAATGTAAAGAAACATATTTCTAAACCCTTAATTGCAGCTGGTGGAATTGCCTTAGGCTCACAGATGAAAGCCGCAATGATTCTTGGGGCAGACGGTGTACAGATTGGTTCCCGTTTTGCAGCTACTACAGAAGCAAGTGCCCATGAAAACTGGAAAAAGAAAATCACAGAATTACAGGAAGGCGATACCCATCTTACTTTGAAAGAACTGGCACCTGTAAGAATGGTTAAAAATAAATTTTTCAATGAGCTGGAAGATATTTATGTGACCGGAAGAGATAAAGAAGCTTTGATTGCCTCTTTAGGAAGAGCAAGAGCAAAGCGGGGAATGTTCGAAGGAGATATGGAAGATGGAGAACTTGAAATAGGTCAGGTTTCTGCTCTGATTGATGAAATTCTTCCGGTAGAAACTGTTTTCAACAAACTACTAAAAGAATTTGAAGAAACAAAAATACCCACTTTTTAAATATAATTTTATTCAATGGAAGGAAGAATAATTGATGTAAAGGGAAACAAATTATATATAGAACACCATAATCCGTTTGAGGGCAGGCCAACCATTGTTTTTCTGCATGATTCACTTGGTTCAGTACAGCTTTGGAGAGATTTTCCTGCTAAACTGTCTGAAGTTACAGGATGCAATGTTTTGGTCTATGACAGGTTAGGATATGGAAAATCTTACCCTATGTTTACTCATGAAAGACCGGTAAATTACATGGAGCTGGAAGCAGATCTTTTGAATGATTTATTGATTGAAATGAATATTGATAATGCCATTCTGTTCGGGCATAGCGATGGAGGAACAATAGCCTTAATCACCGCTGCAAAATATTCCGAAAGAGTAAAAGCCGCTATCTGTGAAGCCGGACATATCTTTGTGGAAGACGTAACATTGAAAGGAGTTTATGACGCATGGGATGCTTATAAAACTACTAATCTTCCGGAACGTTTACAGAAGTACCATGGGGATAAAGTAGAAATGCTTTTCAGAGCCTGGACAGAAACATGGACCCGCGATGATTACAGAAGCTGGAATATTGAACACCTTTTGAAACATATTACCTGTCCATTGTTATTCATCCAGGGAGAAGCTGATGAATATGGTACTTTGGATCAGGTAGAAAAAACCGTATCTCAGGTAAGTGGTTATGCTGAAAAATATATTATTCCCGGTATCGGGCATACACCGCATAAAGAAGTTCCAGAACTTGCATTGAAGAAAGCAGCAGAATTTATTGGTAAATTTTTTTAATACAGAATGAGCGGTCACAATATTTATAAGACATCTTGTAATCAGGATGTCTTTTTCAAATGGGAAAGCTTAAAGATATACTGTTGAATTATAGTAACCGAAGTTCAGCTTCAATATTTTCCTTTGCCTGAATCTCATATTTTTCCTTAAAATAGGCCGTTTTAAAAATACTTTCGAGTTCTAGAAAATGCTTAAGCACCTTTTTTCGTCCCGGCTTATAAAGAAAGTCAGGATAAATAGAATATTCTTTTCTGATATTCTGAGTGTATTCCATATAGGTTTTAAAATCTTTCCCCAATACAGAAAGATCAGCATCCAAAAGATAATTAGTATCTCCCTCATCAGAACGCTGATGAGATTTTGTAGCAAGAATCTGCTCAGAAATTATTGAAATTGTATCTTGACGCATATGAAGTTCTGCAAGCCTTTTCTCTGCTTTAGCAGCACTTTTCTCTTCATTAGCTTTGGAAGTTGCATCATAAATCACATCATGATAGAATACAGAAAAAGAAAGAGCAGTAAAATCTGATATATTTATTCTCACTTCTTCAAGCTCCCGGAACATATTTTCAAGGTGAAGAAGATTATGATAATGTCTGCCTTTTTCAGAATATTGGGTTTCAACTTCCTTCCAAAGATCACAGATTAATTGCTGATCTTCTGTAAACGGAGAACAAAGCTGTTCAAATCGACTTTTCAGATTCATAGAAATAAGGTATAAAAAAAGGAACTTTTAAAAAGTTCCCTGATTTGCTTCCAGAACAGCCTTCAGATCAGCCCATCCGCCGCCGTTATAACCGTCCTTTAATCCTTGAGCGGTAAGATAATCCAATGCTTTTCCGCTTCTGTTTCCACTTCTGCAGAATAAGATTACCGGCTTTTCAATAGATAGAATCTCATCTTGTCTATCTTCTACTTCACCTAAAGGAATATTCTTAGCGCCATCTATATTACCGTCCATTTCAAGCTCCATTGGCTCGCGAACATCAATTAATTCATAGTTTCCGGATTGTATTACTTCTATTAAAGACATAGTTGTAGAGTTTAAATATTAAATTAGAAACGAAATTACGTAATTTTTTTTTGAAAAAAATCCTAATGAAAACATAATTTTTCAGAAAAGAAACCTGCTGTGGTATGAACTTCCTCCAAAATCAGAAGATTGATAAAATAATCTTAATTTTGCAGTGTGAAATTATGAATGCAGGCGCTGAAAAATATTCCCAACTGATAAAATCCAAGGCAAAAAGTTTTGGCTTCCAGAACTGTGGGATTTCCAAAGCTGATTTTCTGGAAGAAGAAGCGCCCCGTCTTGAAAAATGGTTGAAGAACAACTATAACGGCGAAATGAAATATATGGAAAATCATTTCGACAAAAGACTTGATCCGCGGCTTCTGGTAGAAGGATCCAAATCTGTGATTTCACTTTCCTACAATTACTTTCCCGAAGAAAAAATATCAATATTAGAGAATTATAAAATCTCAAAATATGCTTATGCAGAAGACTATCATGAAGTAATTAAAGAAATTCTCCGTGAAATGGTTGCCGAACTTCAGGAAGAAATAGGAGAGTTCGGATTCCGGGTTTTTGTGGATTCTGCACCGGTTTTAGAGAGAGCCTGGGCTAAAAAATCAGGAATAGGCTGGGTCGGTAAAAATGCCAATCTCATCACTAAGCAAAGCGGTTCTTTTTATTTTCTGGCAGAAATTATCTGCGACCTGGAGCTTATTCCCGATCATGCCACTACAGATCATTGTGGAAGCTGCCGTAAATGTATTGATGCATGTCCCACAGATGCCATTGTTTCTGAAAAAATTATAGATGGAAGCCGTTGTATTTCTTATGCAACCATAGAATTGAAAGATGAAATTCCAGCTCATTTCAAAGATAAAATGGAAGACTGGATGTTCGGCTGCGATATCTGCCAGGATGTATGCCCCTGGAACCGCTTCTCAGCACCTAACAAACAAAGCCGTTTCCAGCCCAATGAAGCTTTGAAAAACTTCAAAAAAGGAGAATGGAAAGAAATTACCCAGGAAATTTTTTCAGAAATCTTCAGAAAATCCCCCGTGAAAAGAACCAAATTTGCAGGACTCAAAAGAAATATTGAGTTTTTGCAAAGGTCTTCTGACTGATTTTTCTCTGAACTTTTGGTGACAATTCCTCCTTTGGAATTTTTTGTAGTTCCAAACCAGAGCGGATAATCGACCATTCCTTAAAATTTAGCTTTAAGGAGGTAAAGATTTACATCAATAAGTTTCTTGAAAAGCCTTTCCTATAAAGAAAAAAAGATTTTCAGGAGATCAGAATCTCACAGAAAATCAACGTTTTTTTTGTATTCTTTTAGGAGCAGTTTTTACTCTTACTTTAAATCTTTTTTGGGATTTAGTATTTTTACGCATATTTATGAATATTTCGTAACTAAATATAGCCAATTTTTCGATTAAAACAAATACTTTTACTAAAAATTAAAGATTAAATTTTATTAAAAAACATGACTGTGAAAACTGTATTAATGTATCTCCTGAAAGTGATAGGAATTATTTTGGGAATTGTGATTATTTATGTCATCCTTGGACTGTTGATTCCTTATATTCCAGTTTCTGCAAAAGATGATGGACAGAAAAAAGAAATCCCTATTTATATTTATACCAACGGAGTGCATACCGATATTGTAATGCCTGTAAGAAATGATCTTCAGGACTGGAGTCAGAAAATTCCTTTTGCCAATACAAAATCAAAAAAGACAGATTATCAGTACATCGGAGTGGGATGGGGTGACAAAGGATTCTACCTTGATACGCCTACATGGGCAGACCTTAAATTTTCAACAGCCGTAAAAGCAGCCTTCTGGCTAAGTGATTCTGCAATGCATTGTACTTATTATAATACAATGAAAGAAGGCGACGACTGTAAAATGATCATAATCAGCAGAAGCCAGTACAAAAGTCTGGTAAAGTACGTGGAAGATAAATTTGACAGAGATCAGAACGGAAATTTTATATTAATCCCTACCAATGCTGTGTATAGCGATAATGATGCTTTTTATGATGCAAAAGGCACTTACAGTTTTCTGTATACCTGCAACACATGGTCAAATAACGCTTTAAAGGCTGCTGGTCAAAAAGCAGCGCTTTGGACACCTTCTGATTTCGGAATTTTTCAACACTATAAATAATGAAGAGGATTTATCTGTTTTTCATCGTCTTTTGGATATGTTCATGTTCACAAGAAAGAAAAAACAATACAATAAATTTAGCAGAAACACCTGTAGTTGTAGAAAAAAGACCGGAAGCCGATCTTTCTAAACTTAAAATAAAAGCAGAAGAAGCCTTGAAATTCTGTGCTTCAAAGAACCTTAATAAAGATTTCTGTATCCTTATTGATATGAGTCTTCATTCAGGCGTTAACCGTTTTTTTGTCTGGGATTTCAAAAGCAATAAAATTTCAAAGAAATACCTGGTAGGGCACGGCTGTGGTTCTAATGCCTGGAGTAAAGATGATTCTAAAGCAAACCCTGGATTCAGTAATGAAGACGGAAGCCATCTTTCTTCTCTGGGAAAATATAAGCTTGAAGGAAGAGGTTACAGCGACTGGGGAATCAATATCAAATATCTGATGCATGGCCTTGAAGAAACCAATAGCAACGCTTTGAAAAGATTTATTGTTTTCCATTCCTGGAATATGATGAGTGATACTGAAACTTTCCCGAAAGGATCTCCTGAAGGATGGGGCTGCCCCACCATTTCCAACAACGCTATGAAAGAAATAGATCCTATGATTCAGAAATCAGGAAAACCTGTGCTGATGTGGATCTATAATTAAATCTTTGTCATACATTTGTTTCATACAATCTTCTGCCTTATGAAACATACCCTTTTCCGTGAACAACAGCTCAATTGTGATATAGAAACTGCATGGAAATTCTTTTCCTCCGCCAACAATCTTTCAGAAATTACTCCGAAAGACATGGGCTTTATTGTAGTAACGGAAATGGAAGATGATGAAATTTATGAAGGAATGCTCATCGACTATTATGTTTCCCCATTATTCGGAATTAAAATGAAATGGCAGACCGAAATAATCCAGGTTGATTTCCAGAAAAGTTTCACTGATTTTCAGAAAAAAGGTCCTTACAAACTATGGAACCACCACCATGAATTTATTCCCAATGAAGAAGGCGTTCTGATGAGAGATACCATAGATTATGAACTTCCCATGGGATTTTTAGGTGAAATTGCCCATAACCTTTTCGTGAAAAGAAACTGGAACATATTTTTGATTATCGATTCAGGGTTCTCAGTAAATTGTTCTAATTATTCAATTTTAGTAATTCAATAGAAACGGGCTATTATCCTGAGCGTAGTCGAAGGGAGCCCGTTATTAATAAACCAAAATTCATCTGGCTTTAGCCAAAACCTAATGGCGTTTTTCATTCAGAATTTTAGAACTGGGATTCCTACGGAATGACAGAGTGTATGAATAAACCTAGTACCCTGTTTGTCATTCCATATGAATCCAAATTCCAATTAATAGCATTATTCACCCATTGTTTAAGTTTTTTTAACAATTCAATGGCCCAATTTCCCGGTAGAAATCCCTATTTTTGCACTACTATCGTTTTTTACTGAAAAACTAATGTTCTGGTTGACATGGCAGGTCTGAGGTCATTTTTCTTATTTTATATTATGCTGGTTTTTACCCTTTTCAATTCGAATTGGGCAGAAAAATCACTGCATAATCTTCCTCAGGTCCCTCCTGTAACTAACATT
The nucleotide sequence above comes from Chryseobacterium sp. 7. Encoded proteins:
- a CDS encoding PfkB family carbohydrate kinase; the encoded protein is MKLLVVGSVAFDAIETPFGKTDKILGGAATYIGITSSILGVKSGIVSVVGGDFPQEHLDMFTNRDVNIEGIEIVKEGKTFFWSGKYHNDLNTRDTLATEVNVLENFDPKIPDSMQDAEILLLGNLHPGVQLSVLEKMNNRPKLVILDTMNFWMDSAWDILMDMIAKTDVITINDEEARQLSGEYSLVKAAKKIHTMGPDYVIIKKGEHGALLFHDNKVFAIPALPLEDVFDPTGAGDTFAGGFAAYLAKKGKIDFETMKSALIVGSAMASFTVEKFGTERIEEVSEADMFNRLRQFKELTTFDVELQ
- a CDS encoding peptidylprolyl isomerase, producing MTNKLKITFLLGIFIMIFSSNMMNAQLKQGDLVDGISAVIGDEIVLESDVLEQMNYGKQQGAANTDKCEFLENLISNKLLVYEAKKDTLIENRSAAIKEQANAKYRQMLAQFPDEKTMLAAYKFRNAYELKNAIEKIDTDQYYGQAKYQRVTDKADVTPNEVTDFFNTYKTQLPQVKDEVTLAQIMIYPTLTEAHKQDLINRLKKIKQDIAGGETFESQARIYSEDEGSAANGGLYKNINKGQMVKPFEAAALNLQENEISDPIESEFGFHIIQLVKRSGKVYDARHILLKATPTDDELKAAKAKLDSIRGLILDGKMTFKDAAFKFSDDKRTKFNAGIIPGADGSDKIERESIPGTISYELAGLNKGDITTAFEDEENKRKEIKIIKVEEVIPSHQITLETDFNRIKQMALNKKKSEMVEKFVNSKLPTTFISIDKRYGSCNFKSNWNKQSMSK
- a CDS encoding NAD(P)H-dependent flavin oxidoreductase; this encodes MSNFIDFNAAKKLHDMEATQNRISHLFNIKYPIIQAGMIWHSGWRLASAVSNCGGLGIIGAGSMYPDILRENIQKCKLATDKPFGVNVPMLYPNIDEIIQIILEEGVKIVFTSAGNPKTYTETLQKEGIKVAHVVSSTKFAMKCEDAGVDAIVAEGFEAGGHNGRDETTTFCLIPNVKKHISKPLIAAGGIALGSQMKAAMILGADGVQIGSRFAATTEASAHENWKKKITELQEGDTHLTLKELAPVRMVKNKFFNELEDIYVTGRDKEALIASLGRARAKRGMFEGDMEDGELEIGQVSALIDEILPVETVFNKLLKEFEETKIPTF
- a CDS encoding alpha/beta fold hydrolase, with the protein product MEGRIIDVKGNKLYIEHHNPFEGRPTIVFLHDSLGSVQLWRDFPAKLSEVTGCNVLVYDRLGYGKSYPMFTHERPVNYMELEADLLNDLLIEMNIDNAILFGHSDGGTIALITAAKYSERVKAAICEAGHIFVEDVTLKGVYDAWDAYKTTNLPERLQKYHGDKVEMLFRAWTETWTRDDYRSWNIEHLLKHITCPLLFIQGEADEYGTLDQVEKTVSQVSGYAEKYIIPGIGHTPHKEVPELALKKAAEFIGKFF
- a CDS encoding rhodanese-like domain-containing protein; amino-acid sequence: MSLIEVIQSGNYELIDVREPMELEMDGNIDGAKNIPLGEVEDRQDEILSIEKPVILFCRSGNRSGKALDYLTAQGLKDGYNGGGWADLKAVLEANQGTF
- the queG gene encoding tRNA epoxyqueuosine(34) reductase QueG; protein product: MNAGAEKYSQLIKSKAKSFGFQNCGISKADFLEEEAPRLEKWLKNNYNGEMKYMENHFDKRLDPRLLVEGSKSVISLSYNYFPEEKISILENYKISKYAYAEDYHEVIKEILREMVAELQEEIGEFGFRVFVDSAPVLERAWAKKSGIGWVGKNANLITKQSGSFYFLAEIICDLELIPDHATTDHCGSCRKCIDACPTDAIVSEKIIDGSRCISYATIELKDEIPAHFKDKMEDWMFGCDICQDVCPWNRFSAPNKQSRFQPNEALKNFKKGEWKEITQEIFSEIFRKSPVKRTKFAGLKRNIEFLQRSSD
- a CDS encoding TIGR02117 family protein → MTVKTVLMYLLKVIGIILGIVIIYVILGLLIPYIPVSAKDDGQKKEIPIYIYTNGVHTDIVMPVRNDLQDWSQKIPFANTKSKKTDYQYIGVGWGDKGFYLDTPTWADLKFSTAVKAAFWLSDSAMHCTYYNTMKEGDDCKMIIISRSQYKSLVKYVEDKFDRDQNGNFILIPTNAVYSDNDAFYDAKGTYSFLYTCNTWSNNALKAAGQKAALWTPSDFGIFQHYK
- a CDS encoding murein L,D-transpeptidase catalytic domain-containing protein, which gives rise to MKRIYLFFIVFWICSCSQERKNNTINLAETPVVVEKRPEADLSKLKIKAEEALKFCASKNLNKDFCILIDMSLHSGVNRFFVWDFKSNKISKKYLVGHGCGSNAWSKDDSKANPGFSNEDGSHLSSLGKYKLEGRGYSDWGINIKYLMHGLEETNSNALKRFIVFHSWNMMSDTETFPKGSPEGWGCPTISNNAMKEIDPMIQKSGKPVLMWIYN
- a CDS encoding SRPBCC family protein; translated protein: MKHTLFREQQLNCDIETAWKFFSSANNLSEITPKDMGFIVVTEMEDDEIYEGMLIDYYVSPLFGIKMKWQTEIIQVDFQKSFTDFQKKGPYKLWNHHHEFIPNEEGVLMRDTIDYELPMGFLGEIAHNLFVKRNWNIFLIIDSGFSVNCSNYSILVIQ